From one Onychomys torridus chromosome 12, mOncTor1.1, whole genome shotgun sequence genomic stretch:
- the LOC118593782 gene encoding keratin-associated protein 20-2-like: protein MCYYGSYYGGLGYGYGGLGCGYGCGCGYGYGCGYGGYGGYGYGCCRPLCCRRYWSYGFY from the coding sequence ATGTGTTACTACGGCAGCTACTATGGAGGCCTGGGCTATGGCTATGGTGGCCTAGGCTGTGGttatggctgtggctgtggttatGGCTATGGCTGTGGCTATGGTGGCTATGGTGGCTATGGTTATGGCTGCTGCCGCCCACTGTGCTGTAGAAGGTACTGGTCTTATGGCTTCTACTGA
- the LOC118593746 gene encoding keratin-associated protein 20-2-like, producing the protein MCYYGSYCGGLGYGYGSLGYGYGCGYGCGYGYGGYGYGCCHPLCCRRYWSYGFY; encoded by the coding sequence ATGTGTTACTACGGCAGCTACTGTGGAGGCCTGGGCTATGGCTATGGTAGCCTAGGCTATGGCTATGGCTGTGGCTATGGCTGTGGTTATGGCTATGGTGGCTATGGTTATGGCTGCTGCCACCCACTGTGCTGTAGAAGATACTGGTCTTACGGCTTCTACTGA